In Trifolium pratense cultivar HEN17-A07 linkage group LG7, ARS_RC_1.1, whole genome shotgun sequence, a genomic segment contains:
- the LOC123896064 gene encoding golgin candidate 5-like, translating into MQETNARGAEAWAAVERSLNSRLQEAEAKAATAEERERSVNDRLSQTLSRINVLEAQISCLRAEQTQLSKTLEKERQRAAESRQEYLAAKEEAETEEGRARQLEEEIRDIR; encoded by the exons ATGCAG GAAACAAATGCCAGAGGAGCCGAAGCTTGGGCTGCTGTTGAAAGAAGTCTTAATTCTCGACTTCAG GAAGCTGAGGCTAAAGCTGCAACTGCTGAGGAAAGAGAGCGATCTGTGAATGATCGCTTATCTCAAACCTTGTCTCGAATTAATGTTCTTGAGGCTCAG ATTTCATGCCTTAGGGCAGAACAAACTCAATTAAGTAAGACCCTGGAAAAAGAAAGACAAAGGGCGGCTGAAAGTAGGCAGGAATATCTTGCTGCAAAGGAGGAAGCTGAAACTGAAGAAGGTCGTGCGAGACAGCTTGAGGAAGAAATTAGAGACATAAGATAG